The Mesorhizobium sp. M1D.F.Ca.ET.043.01.1.1 genome contains a region encoding:
- a CDS encoding alpha-glucosidase family protein: protein MADGSAQQGAEWWRGCVIYQIYPRSFQDSTGDGSGDLKGITARLAHVASLGVDAVWLSPIFKSPMADMGYDVSDYRDVDPIFGTLEDFDALVAEAHRLGLKLIIDQVISHSSDRHEWFVESRASRDNAKADWYVWADAKPDGSAPNNWQSLFGGPAWEWDATRRQYYMHNFLAAQPDLNFHTPDVEDALLDTVRFWLERGVDGFRLDTVNYYVHDRWLRDNPPLASSVAGTNGATTTYAFQEHLFDKTRPENLDFLKRFRALLDEYPDRAAVGEVGDEDRSLQTLAAYTSGGDKLQMCYTFDLLGPQFSAAHVRGCVEAFENAVADGWVCWAFSNHDVVRHVSRWTRPDDNPDIVAKFSIALLCCLRGSICLYQGEELGLEEAELAYEDLRDPLGIRFWPGVKGRDGCRTPMVWEAGAENGGFSTGKPWLPVPQAHRGRAVDVQSGEGGSVLAAYRSIIALRKRRPALIGGSIRFLDAEGDVLAFIRQHEDETLLCVFNFAGEPANWTLPAEIRDVEITALAVDVAGVLGGVLEEVALALPPIGCFVGRIG, encoded by the coding sequence ATGGCCGATGGCAGCGCCCAGCAAGGGGCCGAATGGTGGCGCGGTTGCGTGATCTATCAGATCTATCCGCGCTCCTTCCAGGACTCGACCGGCGACGGCAGCGGCGATCTCAAGGGCATCACCGCGCGGCTCGCCCATGTCGCTTCGCTCGGCGTCGATGCGGTCTGGCTCTCGCCCATCTTCAAGTCGCCCATGGCCGACATGGGCTACGACGTTTCGGACTATCGCGACGTCGACCCGATCTTCGGCACGTTGGAGGATTTCGACGCGCTGGTCGCCGAGGCGCACCGGCTCGGCCTGAAACTCATCATCGACCAGGTGATTTCGCATTCTTCGGACAGGCATGAATGGTTCGTCGAGAGCCGCGCCAGCCGCGACAATGCCAAGGCCGACTGGTATGTCTGGGCCGACGCCAAGCCCGACGGCAGCGCGCCCAACAACTGGCAATCGCTGTTCGGCGGTCCCGCCTGGGAGTGGGACGCCACCCGCCGGCAGTACTACATGCACAATTTCCTGGCTGCGCAGCCGGACCTCAATTTCCACACTCCGGATGTTGAGGACGCGCTGCTCGACACGGTGCGCTTCTGGCTTGAGCGCGGCGTCGACGGCTTCCGGCTGGACACGGTCAACTACTATGTCCATGACCGCTGGCTGCGCGACAACCCGCCCTTGGCCTCAAGCGTCGCCGGCACCAATGGCGCGACCACCACCTATGCCTTTCAGGAGCATCTCTTCGACAAGACGCGCCCCGAGAACCTCGACTTCCTGAAGCGTTTCCGCGCGCTGCTCGACGAATATCCCGACCGCGCCGCGGTCGGCGAGGTGGGCGACGAGGACCGTTCGTTGCAGACGCTCGCCGCCTACACGTCCGGCGGCGACAAATTGCAGATGTGCTACACCTTCGACCTGCTCGGCCCGCAATTCTCGGCTGCCCATGTGCGCGGCTGTGTCGAGGCCTTCGAGAATGCGGTTGCCGACGGCTGGGTTTGCTGGGCTTTCTCCAATCACGACGTGGTGCGCCATGTCAGCCGCTGGACGCGGCCCGACGACAATCCGGACATAGTGGCGAAATTCTCGATCGCGCTGCTCTGTTGCCTGCGCGGCTCGATCTGCCTCTACCAGGGCGAGGAGCTTGGTCTGGAGGAGGCCGAGCTTGCGTATGAGGATCTGCGCGATCCGCTGGGCATCCGCTTCTGGCCGGGCGTGAAGGGCAGGGACGGCTGCCGCACGCCGATGGTCTGGGAAGCCGGCGCCGAAAATGGCGGCTTCTCGACAGGCAAGCCCTGGCTGCCGGTGCCGCAGGCGCATCGCGGTCGCGCGGTCGATGTGCAGAGCGGCGAGGGCGGTTCCGTACTTGCTGCCTATCGCTCGATCATTGCCTTGCGCAAGCGCCGTCCGGCTCTGATCGGCGGCTCGATCCGTTTTCTCGACGCGGAGGGCGATGTGCTGGCCTTCATACGCCAGCACGAAGACGAGACATTGTTATGCGTCTTCAACTTCGCCGGCGAGCCGGCGAACTGGACGCTGCCGGCAGAGATCAGGGATGTCGAGATAACGGCGCTTGCCGTTGACGTCGCCGGCGTTCTTGGCGGCGTTCTCGAAGAGGTAGCGCTGGCGCTGCCGCCCATAGGTTGCTTCGTCGGCAGAATTGGCTGA
- a CDS encoding pilus assembly protein TadG-related protein: MTALCTPVALALTAFAVDEGSLYNERRAAQSIVDLAAITAAANINNAQQAVLTTLKDNGITSVAVQQQGTNIAPTGSKAVVQVVPGRYSGVSSIAAGSRFEAGKLPYNAVQVSLKKLGTLYFAASMMAPPVIGTTATASAQPEAAFSVGSRLASVNGGILNALLGGLLGGNISLSVMDYNSLISADVDVLSFTDALATQLHLTGVTYSDVLASKATVGQIATAMANVPGLDRTAKLALQTMASSATNTVKIPLSQFIDLGSVGNLGLGQKPAGLSVDASAMSMVTAAAALANGTNQVAVNLGATVPGLTSTTLQVAIGEPMRSSPWLAVGELGTVLRTAQTRIKLNASVTVGTPNLGGGIKLLAVNLPLNVEVAYAEAKLTDISCPTGLSSIKVSIAAQPGVVSAHLADNNASGFADFTNPQSFSDADIADVKAKLPLVNLNLLQIKGSSAFSMTNMTPTTLTFNATDIASKTIKTVSTKNLTQSLTTSLVNNLSLSANAPGLGVDVTALLGTVKPAVTTLLNGVTAPVDDLVYNVLAALGVHVGEADVRVTGAICGRSVLVQ, translated from the coding sequence ATGACCGCGCTCTGCACGCCGGTGGCGCTGGCGCTGACCGCTTTCGCCGTCGACGAGGGCTCGCTCTACAACGAACGCCGCGCCGCGCAGTCGATCGTCGACCTCGCCGCCATCACCGCCGCCGCCAACATCAACAATGCCCAGCAGGCGGTGCTGACGACGCTGAAGGACAACGGAATCACGTCCGTCGCCGTGCAGCAACAGGGAACCAACATCGCGCCGACCGGCAGCAAGGCGGTCGTGCAGGTCGTGCCCGGGCGCTATTCGGGGGTCAGTTCCATAGCGGCCGGCAGCCGATTCGAGGCAGGCAAGCTACCCTACAACGCCGTCCAGGTGTCGCTGAAGAAGCTGGGCACGCTCTATTTCGCCGCCTCGATGATGGCGCCGCCGGTGATCGGCACGACAGCCACAGCCAGCGCCCAGCCCGAAGCGGCATTCTCGGTCGGGTCGCGGCTGGCCAGCGTCAATGGCGGCATCCTCAACGCATTGCTCGGCGGGCTTCTCGGCGGCAACATCTCGCTCAGCGTGATGGACTACAATTCGCTGATCTCGGCTGATGTCGACGTGCTCTCCTTCACCGATGCGCTGGCGACGCAGCTGCACCTGACCGGCGTGACCTATTCGGACGTCCTCGCCTCGAAGGCAACGGTCGGCCAGATCGCCACCGCGATGGCCAACGTGCCCGGACTCGACCGGACGGCCAAGCTCGCGTTGCAGACCATGGCCTCGAGCGCCACCAATACAGTCAAGATCCCACTCAGCCAGTTCATCGATCTCGGCTCGGTGGGGAACCTCGGCCTCGGGCAGAAGCCCGCCGGACTTTCGGTCGACGCCAGCGCGATGAGCATGGTGACCGCGGCCGCGGCACTAGCAAACGGCACCAACCAGGTTGCCGTCAATCTCGGGGCGACCGTACCCGGGCTGACGTCGACGACTCTCCAGGTCGCCATCGGCGAGCCCATGCGGTCCTCGCCCTGGCTGGCGGTCGGCGAACTGGGAACCGTGTTGCGCACCGCGCAGACCCGCATCAAGCTCAACGCCAGCGTCACGGTCGGCACACCGAACCTTGGCGGCGGCATCAAGCTGCTCGCCGTAAACCTGCCTCTCAATGTCGAGGTCGCCTATGCCGAAGCCAAGCTGACCGACATAAGCTGCCCGACCGGCCTCTCCAGCATCAAGGTTTCCATCGCCGCGCAACCCGGGGTCGTCTCGGCGCATCTCGCCGACAACAACGCCAGCGGCTTTGCCGACTTCACCAACCCGCAATCCTTCAGCGACGCCGACATCGCCGATGTGAAGGCCAAGCTGCCCCTGGTCAATCTCAACCTGCTGCAGATCAAGGGATCGTCGGCCTTCTCGATGACCAACATGACGCCGACGACCCTGACCTTCAACGCCACCGATATCGCCAGCAAGACGATCAAGACGGTGTCGACCAAGAACCTGACGCAGTCGCTCACCACCTCGCTGGTCAACAATCTGTCGCTGTCGGCCAACGCGCCCGGCCTCGGTGTCGACGTGACCGCCCTGCTCGGCACGGTGAAGCCGGCGGTGACGACGCTGCTCAACGGCGTGACCGCACCGGTCGACGACCTCGTCTACAACGTGCTCGCGGCGCTTGGCGTGCATGTCGGCGAGGCCGATGTGCGCGTCACGGGCGCGATCTGCGGACGCTCGGTGCTCGTCCAATAG
- a CDS encoding ABC transporter permease subunit has product MTDLAVAVPEPIVGRSLWGNAWARLKRNRAAMFSLYYLAFIAVISVFGPMVAPHEYTTIYGDYVRTPPSLSAYPKPDMIQTALTDAIKRMRVDIKEWHQDGSRVIVTVTSKKPIDDRYTRYLDRSDAFDDTRIESKSPDGLEVTMSSAIKQQYFIFGTDNTGRDLLSRTLMAGRISLAIGLLAGVVAGVIGVIYGATAGFAGGRVDEVMMRIVDVLYSLPFIFFVIMLVVFFGRNFVLMFLAVGAVLWLDMARIVRGQALSIRRQEYVQAAEAMGVGHRGILVRHVIPNLLGPVVIYMTLLVPQVIILESFLSFLGLGVQEPMTSWGVLISVGAKNIGYANWLLLFPAFFLVSTLFALNFVGDGLRDALDPKDR; this is encoded by the coding sequence ATGACTGACCTTGCCGTAGCCGTTCCGGAGCCGATCGTCGGCCGCTCGCTCTGGGGCAATGCCTGGGCGCGACTGAAGCGCAACCGCGCCGCCATGTTCAGCCTTTACTATCTGGCGTTCATTGCCGTCATCAGCGTGTTCGGCCCGATGGTCGCGCCGCATGAATACACCACCATCTACGGCGACTACGTGCGCACACCGCCGAGCCTCTCGGCCTACCCCAAGCCCGACATGATCCAGACCGCGCTGACCGACGCCATCAAGCGCATGCGCGTCGACATTAAGGAGTGGCACCAGGACGGCAGCCGGGTGATCGTGACGGTCACGTCCAAGAAGCCGATAGACGACCGCTACACCCGTTATCTCGATCGTTCCGACGCCTTCGACGACACCAGGATCGAGAGCAAGTCGCCGGACGGGCTCGAAGTCACGATGAGTTCCGCCATCAAGCAGCAATATTTCATCTTCGGCACCGACAACACAGGGCGCGACCTGCTTTCGCGTACGCTGATGGCCGGGCGCATTTCGCTGGCCATCGGCCTGCTTGCCGGCGTCGTCGCCGGCGTCATCGGCGTGATCTACGGCGCGACGGCCGGCTTTGCCGGCGGCAGGGTCGACGAGGTTATGATGCGCATTGTCGACGTGCTCTATTCGCTACCGTTCATCTTCTTCGTCATTATGCTGGTGGTGTTCTTCGGCCGCAACTTCGTGCTGATGTTTCTGGCGGTCGGCGCGGTGCTGTGGCTGGACATGGCGCGCATCGTGCGCGGCCAGGCGCTGTCGATCCGCAGGCAGGAATATGTCCAGGCGGCAGAAGCGATGGGCGTCGGCCATCGCGGCATCCTGGTGCGCCACGTGATCCCCAATCTGCTCGGGCCGGTGGTGATCTACATGACGCTGCTGGTGCCGCAGGTAATCATCCTGGAAAGCTTTCTCTCCTTCCTCGGTCTTGGCGTGCAGGAGCCGATGACCAGCTGGGGTGTGCTGATTTCCGTTGGCGCCAAGAACATCGGCTATGCCAACTGGCTGCTGTTGTTTCCGGCCTTCTTCCTCGTCTCGACGCTGTTTGCGCTGAATTTCGTCGGCGACGGCCTGCGCGACGCGCTCGACCCGAAAGATCGATAG
- a CDS encoding TadE/TadG family type IV pilus assembly protein: MLKNRKFLAPWSCFRADAAGTSAVEFAMLAPIFILLLLGMVAYGIYFGASHSVQQIAADAARTAIAGLNQTERQALVTDFITHDVAGYPFVDPNKLTVDAKDSAVDGSQFVVSVSYDARNLPIWNLFRTLPLPGTTIQRQSTIRVGGI, encoded by the coding sequence ATGCTGAAGAACCGAAAATTCCTCGCTCCTTGGTCTTGTTTCCGGGCTGACGCCGCCGGCACGTCGGCGGTCGAATTCGCCATGCTGGCGCCGATCTTCATCCTGCTTTTGCTCGGAATGGTTGCATACGGAATCTATTTCGGCGCCAGTCATTCGGTCCAGCAGATCGCCGCCGACGCGGCACGGACGGCGATTGCCGGCCTCAACCAGACGGAGCGGCAGGCGCTGGTCACCGATTTCATCACCCACGACGTTGCAGGTTATCCCTTTGTCGACCCCAACAAGCTGACGGTCGACGCCAAGGACAGCGCCGTCGACGGCAGCCAGTTCGTCGTGTCCGTCAGCTATGATGCGCGCAACCTGCCGATCTGGAATCTGTTCCGGACGCTGCCGCTGCCGGGCACCACGATCCAGCGTCAGTCGACGATCCGGGTCGGAGGCATATGA
- the glgX gene encoding glycogen debranching protein GlgX, producing the protein MTQLGATVTSEGIRFAVWSSSARRLWVSIFDDAGARETDRLELKPEGGGVHALLVSDLAEGTRYGFRADGDYAPERGLWFDPNKLLTDPYAVEIDRPYQYHWRLAAKRNEGADTASLMPKTVARALPHPLSPQPPLFRPGGLIYELNVRSFTRLHPDVPEAQRGTIAALAHPAVIEHLQKLGVSAVELMPITASIDERHLPPLGLHNAWGYNPVTFMALDPRLAPGGLQELRDTVAALRNAGVGTILDLVFNHTGESDRLGPTLSLRGLDAQAYYRHLPDGRLANDTGTGNTVACDHPVVREMVLDTLRHFVRFAGVDGFRFDLAPVLGRVGGTFDPDAPLLQAIAGDPVLANRVLIAEPWDIGPNGYQLGNFRLPYLEWNDRYRDDVRRFWRGDAGVIGALATRLAGSSDVFGRTGEPVSRSVNFIAAHDGMTLADLVAYEKKHNAANGEQNRDGHNDNISWNNGAEGETDDAAITDARFGDRWALLATLFASRGTIMLTAGDEFGRTQQGNNNAYAQDNAITWLDWARRDEALERYASALSAMRRAFPALSDTHFLTGKPSDASAIPDVEWLTETGAPLGEAEWNDPARHRLVMMLGDSGSGRLAVMVNGDRRQCVFTLPAREGFHWHPAIETQAVDLARPVPGRSVNFMTEHRTEKWEPVFGQSDAKSNDHSRRASKARAGKGS; encoded by the coding sequence ATGACCCAGCTCGGCGCAACCGTCACCTCCGAAGGCATCCGCTTCGCCGTGTGGTCGTCGTCGGCGAGGCGCCTGTGGGTATCGATCTTCGACGATGCCGGCGCCCGCGAAACCGACCGGCTGGAGCTGAAACCGGAAGGCGGGGGCGTGCATGCGCTCCTTGTCTCCGACCTCGCTGAGGGCACGCGCTACGGTTTTCGCGCCGACGGCGACTATGCACCGGAACGTGGTCTGTGGTTTGACCCGAACAAGCTTCTCACTGACCCCTATGCCGTCGAGATAGATCGCCCATATCAATACCACTGGCGACTCGCTGCTAAACGCAACGAGGGTGCCGATACGGCCTCGCTGATGCCGAAAACAGTGGCGCGCGCTTTGCCGCATCCGCTTTCACCCCAGCCGCCGCTGTTCCGGCCCGGCGGCCTGATCTACGAGCTCAATGTCCGCTCCTTCACCAGGCTGCATCCCGACGTCCCGGAGGCGCAGCGCGGCACCATCGCTGCGCTCGCCCATCCGGCTGTGATCGAGCATCTGCAAAAGCTCGGCGTCTCCGCTGTCGAACTGATGCCGATCACCGCCTCGATCGACGAGCGGCATCTGCCGCCGCTCGGGCTCCACAACGCCTGGGGCTACAACCCGGTCACCTTCATGGCGCTCGATCCGCGCCTGGCGCCCGGCGGCCTACAGGAACTGCGCGACACCGTCGCGGCTCTGCGCAACGCCGGCGTCGGCACCATCCTCGACCTCGTCTTCAACCACACCGGCGAGAGCGACCGGCTCGGCCCGACTTTGTCGCTGCGCGGCCTCGATGCTCAAGCCTATTACCGGCATCTGCCGGACGGCCGGCTGGCCAACGACACCGGCACCGGCAACACGGTCGCCTGCGACCATCCGGTCGTGCGCGAGATGGTGCTCGACACGCTGCGCCATTTCGTCCGTTTCGCCGGCGTCGACGGCTTCCGCTTCGACCTGGCACCGGTGCTCGGCCGCGTCGGCGGCACGTTCGATCCCGATGCGCCGTTGCTCCAGGCCATCGCCGGCGATCCCGTGCTGGCCAACCGCGTGTTGATCGCCGAGCCCTGGGACATCGGTCCGAACGGCTACCAGCTCGGCAATTTCCGGCTGCCGTATCTCGAATGGAACGACCGCTACCGCGACGACGTTAGGCGCTTCTGGCGCGGCGACGCCGGTGTGATTGGTGCTTTGGCGACCCGGCTTGCCGGTTCCTCCGACGTGTTCGGCAGGACAGGGGAGCCGGTGAGCCGCAGCGTCAATTTCATCGCTGCGCATGACGGCATGACGCTGGCTGATCTCGTCGCCTATGAGAAGAAGCACAACGCGGCCAATGGCGAGCAGAATCGCGACGGCCATAACGACAATATCTCCTGGAACAATGGCGCAGAAGGCGAGACAGATGATGCGGCGATCACCGACGCCCGCTTCGGCGACCGGTGGGCGTTGCTTGCCACGCTCTTTGCCTCGCGCGGCACCATCATGCTGACCGCCGGCGACGAGTTCGGCAGAACGCAGCAGGGCAACAACAACGCCTATGCGCAGGACAACGCCATCACCTGGCTCGACTGGGCTCGCCGCGACGAGGCGCTAGAACGATACGCTTCGGCTCTCTCCGCGATGCGCCGTGCCTTTCCGGCGCTGTCGGACACGCATTTCCTGACTGGGAAGCCGTCCGATGCTTCAGCCATTCCGGACGTGGAGTGGCTGACGGAGACGGGCGCGCCGCTCGGCGAGGCGGAGTGGAACGATCCCGCGCGACATCGCCTCGTCATGATGCTTGGCGATAGCGGGAGCGGCCGCCTTGCCGTCATGGTCAATGGCGACCGCCGCCAATGCGTCTTCACCTTGCCCGCGCGGGAAGGCTTTCACTGGCATCCGGCGATCGAGACGCAGGCAGTCGACCTGGCGCGGCCGGTTCCTGGCCGCAGCGTGAATTTCATGACCGAGCATCGGACCGAAAAGTGGGAGCCGGTTTTCGGACAATCCGATGCTAAATCAAACGATCATTCGCGCAGGGCTTCGAAGGCCCGCGCCGGAAAGGGTTCGTAA
- a CDS encoding ABC transporter permease subunit yields MLRYVFRRLLTAIPTLFVIVTVAFFLIRVAPGGPFNQERGLSPEIRANLEAQFGLDDPLWLQYVHYLGNLLRGNFGPSYNLPDFTVTELFAKGLPISVQIGTSALVLALLLGSILGTIAALNQNKIADYSVIALATAGSTIPTFVIAPVIQLVFGLSWKLLPIGGWGDGALINKVGPVLTLALPQIAIVARLMRGSMIESLRSHHIRTARALGLSDWSVVVKHALRGAVLPIVSFTGPAAAALLTGSIIVETIFSIPGVGRYFVDAALNRDYTLVMGTVVVIAVFTIVFNLIVDLLYAVVDPRVRYD; encoded by the coding sequence ATGCTGCGTTATGTCTTCCGGCGGCTGTTGACCGCCATCCCGACGCTATTCGTCATCGTGACGGTGGCGTTCTTCCTGATCCGTGTCGCGCCAGGCGGCCCGTTCAACCAGGAGCGGGGCTTGAGCCCCGAGATCAGGGCCAATCTCGAAGCCCAGTTCGGCCTCGACGATCCGCTCTGGCTGCAATATGTCCACTATCTCGGCAATCTTTTGCGCGGCAATTTCGGCCCGAGCTACAATCTGCCTGACTTCACCGTCACGGAGCTCTTCGCCAAGGGCCTGCCGATCTCGGTGCAGATCGGCACTTCGGCGCTCGTGCTGGCGCTGCTGCTGGGGAGCATCCTCGGCACCATCGCGGCGCTCAACCAGAACAAAATAGCCGACTATTCCGTGATTGCCTTGGCCACCGCCGGCAGCACTATCCCGACCTTCGTCATCGCCCCGGTGATCCAGCTCGTCTTCGGGCTGTCCTGGAAGCTGTTGCCGATCGGCGGCTGGGGTGACGGCGCCTTGATCAACAAGGTCGGGCCGGTGCTGACGCTTGCCCTGCCGCAGATCGCCATCGTCGCCCGCCTGATGCGCGGCTCGATGATCGAGAGCTTGCGCTCGCACCATATCCGCACGGCCCGCGCGCTCGGTCTCTCGGACTGGTCGGTGGTGGTCAAGCATGCGCTGCGCGGCGCCGTCCTGCCGATCGTCTCCTTTACCGGTCCGGCGGCTGCGGCGCTGCTCACCGGCTCGATCATTGTCGAAACCATCTTCTCCATTCCGGGCGTCGGCCGCTATTTCGTCGATGCCGCGCTCAACCGCGACTACACGCTGGTCATGGGTACCGTGGTGGTGATCGCGGTCTTCACCATCGTCTTCAACCTGATCGTCGATCTTCTCTACGCGGTCGTCGACCCGAGGGTGCGCTATGACTGA
- a CDS encoding peptide ABC transporter substrate-binding protein: MLKNLLKATVFATTMALATGAFYTPAFAETVYNRGAAAEAETVDPHKTSTVYEADIIRDLFQGLVMHDQKTNLIPGAAESWTVSDDGTVYTFKLRKDGLWSDGSPVTADDFVYSFHRLEDPATAAEYASMLYPVKGAEDFNTKKGKAEDMGVKAVDANTLQVTLKGPTPYFLEMLTHQATYPVNKASMDKLGADWIKPGKLVSNGAYMLTEWVPNDHMKLVKNPKFWDVASVKLDVVNYIPTEDRSSAMKRFEAGELDSYGDLPTEQLADLKTKFGDQVRVGPYLGTYYYAVKTDKAPWDNVELRNAISMAIDRDFLAEKVWQNSMLPGYSMVPPGVEGYTPALAKYADMPQIDREDAAKKILEKLGYTPEHPLKMEIRYNTSENHKNTAVAIQEQLKPLGVEVTLLNTDTKTHYSFLEQKGNYDVARAAWIADYKDPETFLGISRKASGNNYSNYNSPAYEAAMDKAAAAGGKPEERMKDLAEAERILVDDVGQIPLLYYSYHDIVSSKLHGFDDNVMDIHPSRFISKD; encoded by the coding sequence ATGCTGAAAAACCTGCTGAAGGCGACCGTGTTCGCCACCACCATGGCCTTGGCGACCGGGGCCTTCTACACGCCCGCCTTCGCCGAGACCGTGTACAACCGCGGAGCCGCCGCCGAGGCGGAGACGGTCGATCCTCACAAGACGTCGACGGTCTACGAAGCCGACATCATACGTGACCTGTTCCAGGGTCTCGTCATGCATGACCAGAAGACGAACCTCATTCCGGGCGCTGCCGAAAGCTGGACGGTGTCCGACGACGGCACTGTCTATACCTTCAAGCTGCGCAAGGACGGCCTCTGGTCGGATGGCAGCCCGGTGACGGCGGACGACTTCGTCTACTCGTTCCATCGACTGGAAGATCCGGCCACCGCTGCCGAATACGCTTCCATGCTCTATCCGGTGAAGGGCGCCGAGGACTTCAACACCAAGAAGGGCAAAGCCGAGGATATGGGCGTGAAGGCGGTCGACGCCAACACGCTGCAAGTGACGCTGAAGGGTCCGACGCCCTATTTCCTGGAAATGCTGACCCATCAGGCGACCTATCCGGTCAACAAGGCTTCCATGGACAAGCTAGGCGCCGACTGGATCAAGCCGGGCAAGCTGGTCTCCAACGGCGCCTATATGCTGACGGAGTGGGTTCCCAACGACCATATGAAATTGGTCAAGAATCCGAAGTTCTGGGACGTCGCGAGCGTCAAGCTCGACGTGGTCAACTACATCCCGACCGAGGATCGCTCGTCTGCGATGAAGCGCTTCGAGGCCGGCGAACTCGACAGCTATGGTGACCTGCCGACCGAACAACTCGCCGATCTCAAAACCAAATTCGGTGACCAGGTCCGTGTGGGGCCATATCTCGGTACCTACTATTATGCGGTCAAGACCGACAAGGCGCCTTGGGACAATGTCGAGCTGCGTAACGCCATCTCGATGGCGATCGATCGCGACTTCCTCGCCGAGAAGGTCTGGCAGAACTCGATGCTGCCCGGCTATTCGATGGTGCCTCCGGGCGTCGAGGGCTACACGCCGGCACTGGCCAAATACGCCGACATGCCGCAGATCGACCGCGAGGACGCGGCCAAGAAGATCCTGGAGAAGCTCGGCTATACACCCGAGCATCCGTTGAAGATGGAGATCCGCTACAACACCTCGGAGAACCATAAGAACACGGCGGTCGCCATCCAGGAACAGCTGAAGCCGCTCGGCGTCGAGGTGACGCTGCTCAACACCGACACCAAGACCCACTACAGCTTCCTCGAGCAGAAGGGCAATTACGACGTTGCCCGCGCCGCCTGGATCGCCGACTATAAGGATCCGGAGACCTTCCTCGGCATCTCGCGCAAGGCAAGCGGCAACAACTACTCGAACTACAACAGCCCGGCCTACGAGGCCGCGATGGACAAGGCGGCCGCCGCCGGCGGCAAGCCTGAGGAACGCATGAAGGACCTCGCCGAGGCCGAGCGCATCCTCGTCGACGATGTCGGCCAGATCCCGCTGCTCTACTACAGCTACCACGACATCGTTTCCTCGAAGCTGCATGGCTTCGATGACAATGTGATGGACATCCATCCGTCCCGCTTCATCTCCAAGGACTGA